In a single window of the Roseiconus lacunae genome:
- a CDS encoding right-handed parallel beta-helix repeat-containing protein — translation MTTRIQRPASFVMFATLLCLIVPATSFAAEQDRHVQVGTAGELDVALKQIQHRRESGDSAAVVIRFRPGTIRLRSPLVINQSMVGEGLMFEAIEQSKTSFSGAVQLTPHRKEGRYWVYQVPETETLNQSPTVLLVNQKLRRSARHPNVGYFRIEAAHKDRRSGFRFRAGDIPADVNPQDAPCQLVFLHDWSSSRLPVREIDHDNRQLRTVGPIGCSASHYAIDHFEKQPRYYLEGHRAFADLAGEWIYDAERRQVLVVAGSEKEAPSIELPILEQLITTAGPNASPIKNVVFRGVRFTGTSFPKTPGGLAGAQATMHEPRDGNGDRLTKNRPMLSAAIHLEQANQIHFEHCTFAGLGNTALWIGGRCNDCVVSDCQFQDIGGNGINLGENNDRRVDEDSWYRSAPQQVPTNNRIENCKIRHCGQVLSGSVAIWAALNRRLQIADNEISDCPYTGISLGWIWNPTPSPAKENVISGNRISRVMQVLSDGGGIYTLGNQPGSVLRNNVITNVPLNAGRAESNGMFLDEGTSGFEITGNTFRRIAKSPLRFHRAGQNSAHHNHWELETDRTPPVRYNNTPEKNVLLSENEVLPRQPRIFLIGNSLTWDTRPPLLDDYVDWHVDCGKSLQFIHDRPADPCVASSRHWPIALAQLQYDVLSVQPHYGTSLDEDVEAISAWMKMQPAATLLLHSGWARSETVESEYASKVSDMMTHNVAYLDALKSRLQERFPDRMIRETHCTDALHRIDQDIRSARAPLSDLEQLYRDAIHMTDGEGRFLMHNLMRKAIGQPFSEEGFDLAKRRPDLHRYLLRVIGEVGAE, via the coding sequence ATGACGACTAGAATCCAACGACCGGCAAGCTTTGTGATGTTTGCCACGCTACTTTGTCTGATCGTTCCCGCGACTTCTTTTGCGGCTGAACAGGATCGGCATGTTCAAGTTGGTACCGCAGGCGAACTTGACGTAGCCCTCAAGCAAATCCAGCATCGACGCGAATCGGGGGATTCGGCGGCAGTTGTGATTCGCTTTCGCCCAGGAACGATACGATTGCGTTCGCCATTGGTGATCAATCAATCGATGGTTGGCGAAGGGCTAATGTTCGAAGCGATCGAACAGAGCAAAACGTCGTTCAGCGGCGCGGTGCAATTGACACCCCATCGAAAGGAAGGCCGGTATTGGGTCTATCAAGTACCAGAAACGGAGACGCTGAATCAGTCGCCTACCGTGTTACTTGTAAATCAAAAGCTTCGTCGATCTGCTCGCCACCCGAACGTTGGTTACTTTCGAATTGAGGCCGCTCACAAAGATCGGCGCAGTGGATTTCGATTCCGAGCCGGTGACATTCCGGCTGACGTTAACCCGCAGGACGCCCCCTGCCAGCTAGTGTTTTTGCACGATTGGTCCAGTAGTCGACTCCCGGTCCGAGAAATCGACCATGACAACCGTCAACTGCGAACCGTCGGGCCGATCGGGTGCAGCGCGTCACACTATGCGATCGATCATTTTGAAAAACAACCGAGATACTATCTCGAAGGGCATCGAGCGTTCGCGGACTTGGCAGGAGAATGGATTTATGATGCCGAGCGCCGTCAGGTGTTGGTCGTTGCAGGTAGTGAAAAAGAAGCTCCGTCAATCGAGCTACCAATACTCGAGCAGCTCATCACAACTGCGGGGCCGAACGCCTCGCCGATCAAAAATGTCGTTTTTAGGGGAGTGCGTTTCACAGGAACATCGTTTCCGAAAACTCCAGGCGGACTTGCCGGTGCACAAGCGACGATGCACGAACCCCGTGACGGGAACGGCGATCGACTGACCAAAAACCGTCCGATGCTCTCAGCGGCAATCCACCTTGAGCAAGCCAATCAGATTCACTTTGAACACTGCACGTTTGCCGGCCTGGGTAACACCGCACTTTGGATTGGCGGCCGATGCAACGATTGCGTTGTGTCAGATTGCCAATTCCAGGACATCGGTGGCAACGGAATCAACTTGGGTGAAAACAATGATCGGCGTGTTGATGAAGACTCGTGGTATCGGTCAGCACCACAACAGGTTCCGACGAACAATCGCATCGAGAACTGTAAAATTCGGCACTGCGGTCAAGTGCTCTCTGGAAGCGTCGCGATTTGGGCCGCCTTGAATCGGCGACTGCAGATCGCCGACAACGAGATTTCAGATTGTCCCTACACGGGAATATCGCTCGGATGGATTTGGAACCCGACTCCGTCCCCGGCGAAGGAAAATGTGATCTCCGGCAATCGGATCTCTCGAGTGATGCAGGTACTCAGTGATGGGGGAGGGATCTACACGCTTGGGAATCAACCCGGATCGGTTCTTCGTAACAATGTGATCACCAACGTACCGTTGAACGCGGGACGTGCCGAAAGCAACGGGATGTTCCTTGACGAAGGCACCAGTGGCTTTGAAATCACGGGCAATACCTTTCGCCGGATCGCAAAATCGCCACTCCGATTTCATCGTGCCGGTCAGAACAGCGCCCACCATAACCATTGGGAACTGGAGACCGATCGAACACCGCCGGTCCGATACAACAACACTCCGGAAAAGAATGTCCTACTAAGTGAAAACGAGGTTCTTCCACGACAGCCACGAATTTTTCTAATCGGCAATTCACTCACCTGGGACACGCGACCACCGTTGCTTGATGACTACGTTGACTGGCATGTTGATTGTGGCAAGAGCCTTCAATTTATCCACGATCGCCCCGCGGATCCTTGCGTCGCATCTTCGCGTCATTGGCCGATCGCGTTGGCACAATTGCAATACGATGTGTTAAGTGTTCAGCCACATTACGGAACGTCGTTGGACGAAGACGTCGAGGCCATCTCCGCGTGGATGAAGATGCAGCCCGCGGCAACGCTTTTGTTACATTCCGGGTGGGCTCGTAGCGAAACCGTTGAATCCGAGTACGCCTCGAAAGTCTCAGACATGATGACACATAATGTGGCTTATCTCGACGCGTTAAAGTCTCGACTACAGGAACGCTTTCCGGATCGAATGATTCGTGAAACACACTGCACCGACGCACTTCACCGAATCGACCAAGACATTCGATCCGCTCGTGCGCCGCTCAGTGACCTAGAGCAACTCTACCGCGATGCAATCCACATGACTGATGGCGAAGGGCGATTCCTGATGCACAATCTGATGCGTAAAGCAATCGGCCAACCGTTCAGCGAGGAAGGATTTGATCTTGCGAAGCGACGGCCTGACTTGCATCGCTACTTGCTGCGGGTCATCGGCGAAGTCGGCGCCGAATAA
- a CDS encoding sulfatase-like hydrolase/transferase, with product MMTPHFNPAWCRVAIAIFLSVIAIESKAVVAAERPNILYLYVDDMGWGSIGPNGQWERQQADLPSVKTPHLDRLAREGVNFVRGYGCHVCSPARSSQQTGFHQGHTFADRNDPDNAKKAMRADDILIGDLLSQAGYATGYWGKWGYGGSKDQHEPTIQNVQTLPTSHGYQHVLAELHHVRAHTFFQPTLWKAPAPPGAVGGLQLVANSVGDYRDSNRFPTEPAMQNHPQYPETAYCDDHYAFAALDFVRRQGRQFNQTGQPFFGLLAVQIPHAPFGEIESLPEWDRHYRSEPGFETLSDQTKQWAAMVTRIDAHFGNLLAALEDPNQDGSTDDSIADQTLVIFQSDNGGPNGKCLSELATNGGLQGVKGRIQEGGIRVPLMMRWPNEINESSTLRRGTNTETVVDVTDLFPTFCELAGIDPPLGIDGQSIAPLLTSKSTFRSRNFIVHEAGNGQSIIRDDWKLIRTNKKRFGLYNLTDDPAESIDLSSKHPAMVDELRELLIGECVTEPKGFAVTYHHWTGNSLASTSDADHWSDYEYANAGITYQVDRGSPKRSWVATLYNSDSQPNVAQVDQSIEVLALSIGGESRQTLNLEPQVNLTGRNEIRVMPNGALVIQGGTVHSLRPIDVRNGGTVEGHGTIDGTLDNSGALVVDRQSTSGMSIRGDFSQTHDGRLEVSLVGDIAPLIHVDGKATLAGKLILSEDAGKQTLFDQPVVILKARSVQGRFDHAGDVVVDSKGQRYKLSYAATEVTLERYLSSSGR from the coding sequence ATGATGACTCCCCACTTCAATCCCGCCTGGTGCCGTGTCGCGATTGCGATCTTTCTGAGTGTGATTGCGATTGAATCCAAAGCTGTGGTGGCCGCGGAGCGCCCCAACATTTTGTATCTCTATGTTGACGACATGGGCTGGGGCTCGATCGGTCCCAACGGCCAATGGGAACGCCAGCAAGCCGACTTGCCGTCGGTCAAGACACCTCACCTTGATCGACTCGCCCGAGAAGGCGTGAATTTTGTTCGCGGATATGGATGTCACGTTTGTTCGCCTGCGAGATCGTCTCAACAAACCGGCTTTCACCAGGGGCATACCTTCGCCGATCGAAATGATCCCGACAACGCCAAGAAAGCGATGCGGGCAGATGATATCTTGATCGGAGATCTGCTCTCGCAAGCAGGCTATGCGACAGGTTACTGGGGTAAGTGGGGTTATGGTGGTTCAAAGGACCAACACGAACCCACCATCCAAAACGTACAAACTCTGCCGACCTCACACGGTTATCAGCATGTCTTGGCAGAGCTACACCATGTACGGGCGCATACGTTCTTTCAGCCGACGCTTTGGAAAGCTCCCGCGCCACCGGGGGCAGTTGGCGGTTTGCAATTAGTTGCCAATTCGGTCGGCGATTACCGTGATTCGAATCGCTTTCCGACCGAGCCCGCGATGCAGAACCACCCACAGTACCCCGAGACTGCTTACTGCGACGATCATTACGCATTCGCCGCATTGGATTTTGTTCGTCGACAAGGTCGGCAATTCAATCAAACCGGTCAACCATTCTTTGGATTGCTGGCCGTACAAATCCCACATGCTCCGTTTGGAGAAATCGAATCGCTTCCCGAATGGGATCGGCACTATCGGTCGGAACCAGGCTTTGAAACATTGTCTGATCAGACGAAGCAGTGGGCGGCGATGGTCACGCGAATCGATGCTCACTTTGGCAACCTGCTTGCCGCACTCGAAGATCCCAATCAGGACGGAAGCACCGACGATTCGATCGCGGATCAAACATTGGTCATTTTCCAATCTGACAACGGAGGGCCGAACGGAAAGTGTCTTAGCGAACTCGCCACGAACGGCGGCCTTCAAGGAGTCAAGGGGCGGATTCAAGAAGGTGGGATTCGTGTTCCGCTGATGATGCGTTGGCCGAACGAAATCAATGAATCTTCGACGTTGCGGCGTGGAACGAACACTGAAACCGTGGTCGATGTGACGGACCTGTTCCCGACATTTTGTGAACTCGCCGGAATTGATCCGCCACTAGGAATTGACGGCCAATCGATTGCACCACTTTTGACCAGCAAGTCAACGTTCCGGTCTCGCAACTTTATTGTTCACGAAGCGGGCAATGGCCAATCGATCATTCGAGATGACTGGAAACTAATTCGCACCAACAAAAAACGTTTTGGTTTGTATAACCTGACCGATGATCCTGCCGAGTCGATCGATTTATCAAGTAAGCATCCGGCGATGGTCGATGAACTTCGCGAACTCCTAATCGGAGAATGTGTGACCGAACCGAAGGGATTTGCAGTCACCTATCATCATTGGACCGGCAATTCGCTCGCATCGACATCTGATGCGGATCACTGGTCCGATTACGAATACGCGAATGCCGGGATCACTTATCAAGTCGATCGCGGTTCCCCGAAACGATCGTGGGTCGCGACACTATACAACTCCGATTCCCAACCCAACGTCGCTCAGGTCGACCAGTCAATTGAGGTCCTTGCCTTGTCGATCGGTGGGGAATCCCGCCAGACCTTGAATTTAGAACCTCAAGTCAATCTGACAGGCCGAAATGAAATCCGTGTGATGCCAAATGGAGCTCTTGTCATTCAAGGAGGAACGGTTCATTCGCTCCGCCCCATCGATGTTCGCAACGGAGGCACCGTCGAAGGTCATGGAACGATCGATGGAACACTCGATAATTCAGGAGCCTTGGTTGTCGATCGTCAATCGACCTCCGGTATGTCTATCCGAGGTGACTTTTCTCAAACGCATGACGGTAGGTTAGAGGTCTCGCTTGTCGGCGATATCGCTCCTTTGATCCACGTCGACGGAAAAGCGACCTTGGCTGGTAAGTTGATTCTTAGCGAGGACGCGGGTAAGCAGACTCTGTTTGACCAACCCGTCGTGATTCTAAAAGCACGATCGGTTCAGGGACGATTTGATCACGCAGGAGATGTCGTTGTTGACTCTAAAGGACAACGCTACAAACTCTCTTATGCTGCGACCGAAGTGACCTTGGAGCGATACCTGTCGTCAAGCGGACGCTAA
- a CDS encoding chemotaxis protein CheW: MSEVDGAGTSPLLVFKVGAEPYAIQVDNVLELLTLQNLKVTPLPGTPEHVQGVINLRGRTICVQNVRKLFGKPSMKEQNDGLITQFREFAQDHKEWIEALQESVRHQCEFPLEVEPGACAFGQWYDALLADSNGLQRLTQDQVALVDILGRFNTPHEKLHAIAPEVTKLVIGGQTDQANELIEKAKQNELKDLLELFDKACDLVRRLHTGVVVVVERGDRRAGLVVDSVCDVKDFPTDGYLPHNLSDNSEWLQGFVHDEATEDLIQVIGLDLFSGFGKEKAAFDPDDLAKAF, translated from the coding sequence ATGAGTGAAGTTGATGGTGCCGGCACCAGCCCGTTGTTGGTCTTTAAGGTGGGGGCAGAGCCTTATGCGATCCAGGTAGACAACGTCTTAGAACTGTTGACGTTGCAAAACCTCAAGGTCACTCCACTACCGGGGACACCCGAGCACGTGCAGGGCGTCATCAACCTGAGAGGGAGAACGATTTGCGTTCAAAATGTTCGTAAGCTGTTCGGCAAGCCGTCGATGAAGGAACAAAATGATGGTCTTATCACACAGTTCCGCGAATTCGCGCAAGATCACAAAGAGTGGATCGAAGCATTGCAAGAATCCGTCCGGCACCAGTGTGAGTTTCCACTGGAAGTCGAACCCGGCGCGTGTGCCTTCGGTCAATGGTATGACGCACTGCTTGCGGATTCGAACGGACTGCAACGCCTCACCCAAGATCAGGTCGCGTTGGTCGATATCCTGGGGCGGTTCAATACGCCGCACGAAAAGCTTCACGCGATCGCACCAGAAGTGACCAAGCTTGTGATCGGCGGACAGACTGATCAAGCGAACGAACTGATTGAAAAAGCAAAACAAAACGAGCTGAAGGACTTGTTAGAACTGTTCGATAAAGCGTGTGATCTCGTTCGCCGACTGCACACCGGTGTCGTCGTGGTTGTCGAACGTGGCGATCGACGTGCAGGCCTGGTGGTCGACAGTGTCTGCGATGTCAAAGATTTTCCGACCGATGGCTATTTGCCACATAATCTGAGTGACAATAGCGAATGGTTGCAAGGATTCGTCCACGATGAAGCGACCGAAGACCTGATTCAGGTCATTGGTCTGGATCTATTTTCCGGATTTGGAAAAGAGAAAGCGGCATTCGATCCGGACGATCTCGCGAAAGCATTTTAG
- a CDS encoding DUF1501 domain-containing protein — protein MNTRRSFLGTAAGSFAGLALGDLLARDGVMANRLHHAPKAKRVVQLFMAGAASHVDLFDHKPLLERQHGKPWDPGEQIELFQSTPGACLASPWKFHPYGESKKMLSEIAAPLGEVVDDIAFVHNVIGKTGVHSQGTLLQTTGFSFTGFPSAGSWVSYALGSETDNLPSFVVLPDHRGLASNGAKNWSPAFLPAEYQGTLIRMGSNDPISNLFPPKSGFITAESDRDGLDALHQLNQQYASQRPGDDRLMARVRSYELAAKMQLSASDALDLTDEPQYIHDLYGLAPEGPGVDDTNINEKAETEFFGRKCLTARRLLERGVRFVQVWSGNDNGFPRRNWDSHENIKRDHGPLALGMARGTAALIKDLRQRDMLKDTLILWTTEFGRMPCSQGSEGRDHNPFVFTNWLCGGGIKGGTYGESDPWGFRPLDRNASTQVYDIHATLLHQLGIDHTKLTVKNNGIERRLTDVHGHVIGEMT, from the coding sequence ATGAACACCCGACGTAGCTTCTTGGGAACAGCCGCAGGCTCTTTTGCCGGTCTCGCACTAGGAGATTTGTTGGCTCGCGACGGCGTGATGGCGAATCGTTTGCATCATGCCCCCAAGGCAAAACGTGTCGTCCAGTTGTTCATGGCCGGCGCGGCAAGTCACGTTGATTTGTTCGACCATAAACCACTGCTTGAGCGACAACACGGGAAACCCTGGGACCCCGGTGAGCAAATCGAGCTATTTCAGAGCACTCCTGGAGCGTGCTTGGCTAGCCCATGGAAATTCCATCCCTACGGCGAAAGCAAAAAGATGCTCAGCGAGATCGCCGCACCACTTGGTGAGGTAGTCGACGACATCGCGTTTGTTCATAACGTGATTGGCAAAACAGGGGTGCATAGCCAAGGAACACTCTTGCAAACGACCGGATTTAGTTTCACCGGTTTTCCGAGTGCCGGGTCTTGGGTCTCGTATGCTCTGGGCAGTGAAACGGATAACTTACCCTCGTTTGTTGTGTTGCCAGATCACCGTGGGTTGGCGTCCAACGGTGCCAAGAACTGGTCGCCGGCATTTCTTCCGGCGGAATACCAAGGGACGCTAATTCGGATGGGGTCGAACGACCCGATCTCCAACTTATTTCCTCCCAAGAGTGGTTTTATCACCGCAGAAAGCGATCGAGATGGGTTGGACGCTCTTCATCAACTGAACCAACAATACGCAAGCCAACGTCCTGGTGATGATCGATTGATGGCGCGAGTGCGGTCGTACGAATTGGCGGCCAAGATGCAGTTGAGTGCCAGTGACGCACTCGACTTAACTGACGAACCGCAATACATCCACGATCTATACGGACTGGCACCGGAAGGTCCAGGAGTGGACGATACGAACATCAATGAAAAGGCCGAAACCGAGTTCTTCGGACGTAAGTGTTTGACCGCGCGTCGGCTGTTGGAGCGAGGCGTCCGGTTCGTTCAAGTTTGGAGTGGAAACGACAACGGTTTCCCTCGTCGGAACTGGGACTCACACGAAAACATCAAACGCGACCACGGCCCATTGGCCCTCGGGATGGCTCGAGGAACGGCAGCCTTGATCAAAGACCTTCGTCAACGTGACATGCTGAAAGACACGCTGATTCTATGGACTACCGAATTCGGACGGATGCCGTGCTCTCAAGGAAGCGAGGGACGAGACCACAACCCGTTTGTCTTCACGAACTGGCTTTGCGGCGGTGGAATCAAAGGCGGCACCTATGGCGAATCCGACCCATGGGGCTTTCGTCCCCTCGATCGTAATGCCAGTACACAGGTGTACGATATCCACGCCACGCTCCTACACCAACTTGGGATCGACCACACCAAACTGACCGTGAAGAACAACGGAATTGAGCGGCGATTGACCGATGTCCATGGTCATGTCATCGGTGAAATGACGTGA
- a CDS encoding DUF1553 domain-containing protein codes for MIIRQIGRGIILAFVIACGGSTGLAEDLFVDQVAPILQRRCLDCHNDGLREGELSFSNSDDLRQSGYIDVDTPSDSYLLELITPIAGHAEMPKDAEPLDRDELKIIRRWITQNAPWPEGHRIEPRIIDDRDWWSLKPLLASERTVDPSVNPVDAFITRSLGAQGLQAVEQAAPSVLLRRITYDLTGLPPTTKAMEEFLKNWEKDPEATWSATVERLLQSDHFGEKWAQHWLDLVRYAETHGFDKDKPRPNAWPYRDFVINSFNDDKPYDQFVKEQVAGDVLYAGTEDGILGLGFLAAGPWDFIGHWEVGEEKLDGRIAKHLDRDEMIAAVFNVFQSTTIQCAQCHHHKFDPIAMQDYYRLHAVFAAVDRADRVYAGLSGEEKSEKDRLEAKLNTLRKTQDTLRTKLDQQIASATTDIDHRIEEVFIQSPPQTEPPPQYGFHSQISPDARNEKWLQVTLANPAMLSEVRLIPAFDRYNDIGAGFGFPVRYRVEVSSDADFSEDIRLWQDATERDQSNPGTRTIVISGDSRIVSSIRITATQLRERRNDYHFALAEVEAIEASMGENIASTATVSAKDSIEAPVRWAKQNVIDGVFYKELNDEFALEELHQLRDQRNEITKQFRSSKMQQSINRVKEQIQEHEIQLKKIPVGQKVYAATTSFPGGGKFVATEGKPRPIHLLLRGDLRSPDALMTPGAPRLWQGAETVFFEKDSWNEGDARARLAFYLTSEQNPLLWRSIVNRLWGWTFGSPLVSTANDFGRSGTTPTHPELLDFLAVQIRDDPKHSIKSILRLLLTSDAYQRSSRIDPAMAKRDAENAYCWRANRRRLTAEEYRDSLYSIAGILDHSLGGPSFQDFRIEKPEHSPHYQYHLHDFNDKASHRRSVYRFVVRSQPQPMMTTLDCADPSISIPMRDESTTALQALTYWNDRLVEYAADQFAKRMDAHHEDADQQIRFACRLVLGRVPTKQETRILKQLQTIHGNANVARVLFNMNAFVYLD; via the coding sequence ATGATAATTCGGCAAATTGGACGAGGAATTATTCTTGCCTTTGTGATCGCCTGCGGCGGATCGACGGGACTGGCCGAAGATCTGTTTGTCGATCAAGTCGCTCCGATCCTTCAACGTCGCTGCTTAGATTGTCATAACGACGGGCTTCGTGAGGGAGAGTTATCTTTTTCGAATTCCGACGATCTTCGCCAGTCCGGATACATCGATGTTGATACCCCCAGCGACAGCTACTTGCTTGAACTGATTACACCGATCGCTGGCCATGCCGAAATGCCCAAGGATGCCGAGCCACTCGATCGCGATGAACTGAAGATCATCCGCCGGTGGATCACCCAGAATGCTCCTTGGCCTGAAGGACATCGCATCGAGCCTCGAATCATCGATGATCGGGATTGGTGGTCACTGAAGCCGCTGCTGGCTTCCGAACGAACGGTCGATCCGAGCGTCAACCCGGTGGATGCATTTATCACCCGATCGCTCGGCGCACAAGGGCTTCAAGCGGTCGAACAGGCAGCACCAAGTGTCTTGCTGCGACGCATCACCTATGACCTCACCGGATTGCCTCCCACAACGAAAGCGATGGAGGAGTTCCTAAAAAACTGGGAAAAAGATCCGGAAGCGACGTGGTCGGCGACCGTCGAGCGTCTGCTGCAATCCGATCACTTTGGTGAAAAGTGGGCGCAACATTGGCTCGATCTCGTTCGCTATGCCGAAACACATGGATTTGATAAGGACAAGCCGCGTCCCAACGCTTGGCCCTACCGCGACTTTGTGATCAATAGCTTCAATGACGACAAACCATACGATCAGTTCGTCAAAGAACAAGTCGCCGGTGACGTGCTCTATGCGGGGACAGAAGACGGGATTTTGGGACTCGGTTTTCTCGCCGCGGGCCCCTGGGATTTCATCGGACACTGGGAAGTCGGCGAAGAGAAACTTGATGGTCGGATCGCCAAACATCTTGATCGAGATGAAATGATCGCCGCCGTATTCAACGTTTTCCAGAGCACAACGATCCAATGCGCCCAGTGTCATCATCACAAGTTCGATCCGATCGCTATGCAAGATTACTATCGATTGCATGCGGTGTTTGCCGCAGTCGATCGCGCCGATCGGGTTTATGCAGGACTCTCTGGCGAAGAAAAATCAGAGAAAGATCGACTTGAAGCAAAACTGAATACGCTTCGAAAAACACAAGACACACTGCGAACAAAGCTTGACCAGCAAATTGCGTCAGCGACAACCGACATCGATCACCGTATCGAAGAAGTTTTCATACAATCCCCCCCTCAGACCGAACCGCCGCCGCAATACGGTTTTCATAGTCAAATTAGCCCAGACGCTAGAAATGAAAAATGGCTGCAGGTCACCCTCGCCAATCCCGCGATGCTCAGCGAAGTTCGATTGATCCCTGCTTTCGATCGATACAACGATATCGGAGCAGGCTTTGGATTCCCGGTTCGCTATCGCGTAGAAGTTTCCAGCGATGCTGACTTCAGTGAGGATATTCGCCTTTGGCAAGATGCGACGGAACGCGATCAATCAAATCCAGGAACACGAACCATCGTCATCAGCGGCGATTCCAGGATAGTAAGCAGTATTCGAATCACCGCGACTCAGCTTCGCGAGCGTCGCAACGATTATCACTTTGCATTGGCGGAAGTCGAAGCCATCGAAGCATCAATGGGTGAGAACATCGCGTCAACGGCCACGGTATCTGCGAAAGATAGCATCGAAGCACCTGTGCGATGGGCGAAACAGAATGTCATTGACGGCGTCTTTTACAAAGAACTAAATGATGAATTCGCGCTAGAAGAATTGCACCAATTGCGTGATCAACGGAATGAGATCACGAAGCAGTTTCGCTCGTCAAAGATGCAGCAATCGATCAATCGTGTTAAGGAACAGATCCAGGAACACGAAATCCAATTGAAGAAGATCCCGGTGGGGCAAAAGGTTTATGCCGCGACGACTTCTTTTCCTGGAGGCGGAAAGTTTGTCGCCACCGAGGGCAAACCGAGACCGATTCACTTGCTATTGCGTGGTGATCTCCGCAGCCCCGATGCTTTGATGACCCCGGGTGCACCGCGACTTTGGCAGGGTGCCGAAACGGTGTTCTTTGAAAAGGACTCCTGGAACGAAGGCGACGCGCGGGCACGCCTAGCGTTCTACCTGACCTCCGAACAAAACCCATTGCTCTGGAGATCGATTGTCAATCGCCTCTGGGGCTGGACGTTCGGATCACCGCTGGTTTCGACTGCGAATGACTTCGGCAGAAGCGGGACAACGCCGACTCATCCAGAATTACTTGATTTTTTGGCAGTTCAGATTCGGGATGATCCGAAACACTCGATCAAGTCAATCTTGCGATTGCTGCTGACTAGCGATGCTTATCAAAGATCATCAAGAATTGATCCGGCAATGGCCAAACGGGATGCCGAGAACGCCTATTGCTGGCGGGCCAACCGACGTCGGTTGACAGCCGAAGAGTACCGGGACTCGCTGTATTCGATCGCCGGAATTCTCGATCACTCCCTGGGTGGGCCAAGCTTTCAAGATTTTCGAATTGAGAAACCTGAACACTCGCCGCACTATCAATACCATCTCCACGATTTCAACGACAAAGCATCGCATCGACGATCGGTGTATCGATTTGTGGTGCGATCACAACCTCAACCGATGATGACGACGCTGGACTGTGCCGACCCTTCGATCAGCATTCCAATGCGTGACGAGTCAACGACGGCGTTACAAGCGTTGACGTACTGGAACGATCGACTGGTTGAGTACGCGGCAGACCAATTCGCGAAACGAATGGACGCACACCACGAAGACGCCGACCAGCAAATTCGTTTCGCATGCCGTCTCGTTTTGGGCCGAGTCCCCACGAAACAGGAAACACGTATCTTAAAGCAGCTCCAAACGATACATGGGAACGCAAACGTGGCGCGCGTCCTGTTCAATATGAATGCCTTTGTGTACCTCGACTAG
- a CDS encoding alkaline phosphatase family protein, with amino-acid sequence MTTRTVLSALALFVFVGTPSIAQDAPKSRVLVIGVDGVRADALKAAKTPAIDALIENGIFAETTKILGDRYQDNDTVSGPGWSSFLTGVWADKHGVHDNSFENRNYKDYPHFFVRLKEKFPDAMTASFVDWKPIDQYIVSGADIRKVYSAEGADGYAEQDEVIANDACELLQHQNPHAVVVYFGAIDETGHRYGFHPSVIPYVAAIEKVDSQIRRLIATLKSREQFTDENWLVIISTDHGGRGLGHGSGHRVPEINTTFLVVSGESAQKGSLDKATYVVDVAPTALSHLGVKIDPQWKLDGSPVGLIHHHQQ; translated from the coding sequence GTGACCACACGTACGGTTCTTTCTGCGCTCGCTCTTTTCGTTTTCGTCGGCACGCCGTCGATTGCCCAGGATGCACCGAAATCGCGAGTATTGGTGATTGGAGTTGACGGCGTGCGAGCAGATGCACTGAAAGCGGCAAAGACACCCGCAATCGATGCACTGATCGAAAACGGAATTTTTGCCGAGACGACCAAGATACTCGGTGATCGCTATCAGGATAACGACACTGTCAGCGGGCCGGGCTGGTCTAGCTTCTTAACCGGAGTCTGGGCAGATAAGCATGGCGTTCATGACAACAGCTTCGAAAATCGCAACTACAAGGACTACCCTCACTTTTTCGTGAGATTGAAAGAAAAATTCCCTGACGCAATGACCGCATCATTCGTCGATTGGAAGCCGATCGATCAGTATATCGTTTCCGGTGCGGATATCCGAAAGGTCTACTCCGCGGAAGGTGCCGATGGTTATGCCGAACAAGATGAAGTCATTGCCAACGATGCTTGCGAGTTACTACAGCATCAAAATCCACATGCAGTGGTCGTCTATTTTGGAGCGATCGATGAAACAGGGCATCGGTACGGATTTCATCCTTCGGTTATTCCATACGTTGCAGCAATCGAGAAAGTTGATTCACAGATTCGTCGCTTGATCGCAACCTTGAAATCACGTGAACAGTTTACCGACGAGAATTGGTTGGTCATCATCTCTACCGACCACGGCGGCCGCGGACTTGGTCATGGATCAGGGCATCGTGTACCGGAAATCAACACCACGTTCTTAGTGGTTAGTGGGGAGTCGGCACAGAAAGGATCGCTCGACAAGGCAACCTATGTTGTCGATGTTGCTCCAACAGCACTATCGCATCTCGGTGTAAAGATCGATCCACAATGGAAACTGGATGGATCTCCGGTCGGACTGATCCACCACCACCAGCAGTGA